In one Corallococcus sp. EGB genomic region, the following are encoded:
- a CDS encoding HAMP domain-containing sensor histidine kinase — MMRAQSPGMSGITSPALEARVTDGDDPPLPTRVMDAEGMMLVESTGRVTVFNAQAAAHFGIPVPLRIEHARLPGCEWVRDDGTPLPPRESPLGRALAGEPVEASVWHVLRPDGTRVALRCTAAPVRARDGQVAAALLRTHAVEPLPAPALDASRLLAEAGALLSTSVDAEAQLEPLLELLVPALGEAALLILRTPGTLGEEVLRVAASLHADARRHELLRDLLTRYPPDSSMPGGVPPALVSGRVGRLPILTEEHVAAIARDAEHARLLRELGPHGCLSVPLGARGGMLGALVVLRSNVLRAFGPDEERFLTELAHRTALYLENARLYREAREAVRQRDEFLGIASHELKTPLTPLSLKVQLLQKQVVSLAREGKDVPTERVAEALDVVQRQVRRLSGLVDNLLDVSRITAGRLRLELEELDLASVAAEILYRFSAAAAQAGTELGLEAPVPVVGRWDRLRLEQVVTNLVSNALKYGAGRPVVVGVEAHGPLARLTVKDHGIGIAPGDLSRIFERFERAVSDRHYGGLGLGLYITRQIVEAFGGTVSAVSVPGEGATFILELPRGDIPEEWLTAHAAPGPLQDA, encoded by the coding sequence ATGATGCGTGCGCAAAGCCCTGGCATGTCCGGCATCACCTCTCCTGCCTTGGAGGCCCGCGTGACGGATGGGGATGACCCACCCCTGCCGACGCGCGTCATGGACGCGGAAGGCATGATGCTCGTCGAGTCCACGGGCCGTGTGACTGTTTTCAACGCGCAAGCCGCGGCGCACTTCGGCATCCCCGTTCCCCTGCGCATCGAGCACGCTCGGCTGCCTGGGTGCGAATGGGTGCGTGATGACGGCACACCGCTGCCGCCGCGCGAGTCCCCGCTGGGGCGGGCGCTGGCGGGCGAGCCGGTGGAGGCCTCCGTGTGGCACGTGCTCCGCCCGGATGGGACGCGCGTCGCGCTGCGCTGCACGGCGGCGCCGGTGCGGGCCAGGGACGGGCAGGTGGCGGCGGCGCTCCTGCGCACGCACGCGGTGGAGCCGCTGCCGGCGCCGGCGCTGGATGCGTCGCGCCTCCTGGCGGAGGCCGGAGCGCTGCTGAGCACGTCGGTGGACGCGGAGGCGCAGCTGGAGCCGCTGCTCGAGCTGCTGGTGCCCGCCTTGGGCGAGGCGGCCCTGCTCATCCTCCGGACGCCGGGCACCCTGGGCGAAGAGGTCCTGCGCGTGGCGGCGTCACTGCACGCGGACGCGCGGCGGCACGAGCTCCTGCGCGACCTGCTCACGCGCTACCCACCGGATTCGTCCATGCCGGGCGGGGTGCCCCCGGCGCTCGTGTCCGGAAGGGTGGGGCGCCTGCCCATCCTGACCGAGGAGCACGTGGCGGCCATCGCGCGCGACGCCGAGCACGCGCGGCTGTTGCGCGAGCTGGGGCCGCACGGCTGCCTGAGCGTGCCGCTGGGCGCGCGAGGCGGCATGCTGGGCGCGTTGGTGGTGCTGCGCTCCAACGTGCTGCGCGCCTTTGGTCCGGACGAGGAGCGCTTCCTCACGGAGCTGGCCCACCGCACCGCGCTCTACCTGGAGAACGCGAGGCTGTACCGCGAGGCGCGCGAGGCGGTGCGCCAGCGCGACGAGTTCCTGGGCATCGCGAGCCACGAGCTGAAGACGCCGCTCACGCCGCTGAGCCTCAAGGTGCAGCTGCTGCAGAAGCAGGTGGTGTCGCTCGCGCGCGAGGGCAAGGACGTGCCCACCGAGCGCGTCGCGGAGGCGCTGGACGTGGTGCAGCGCCAGGTGCGCCGGCTGTCGGGGCTGGTGGACAACCTGCTGGACGTGTCGCGCATCACCGCGGGCCGGCTGCGGCTGGAGCTGGAGGAGCTGGACCTGGCGAGCGTGGCCGCCGAAATCCTCTACCGCTTCTCCGCCGCGGCGGCGCAGGCCGGCACGGAGCTGGGCCTGGAGGCGCCGGTGCCGGTGGTGGGCCGGTGGGACCGGCTGCGGCTGGAGCAGGTGGTGACGAACCTGGTGTCCAACGCGCTCAAGTACGGCGCGGGCCGCCCCGTCGTCGTGGGCGTGGAGGCGCACGGCCCGCTGGCGCGGCTCACCGTGAAGGACCACGGCATCGGCATCGCGCCGGGCGACCTGTCGCGCATCTTCGAGCGCTTCGAGCGCGCGGTGAGCGACCGGCACTACGGCGGCCTGGGCCTGGGGCTCTACATCACGCGCCAGATTGTCGAGGCGTTCGGCGGCACGGTGAGCGCCGTCAGCGTGCCCGGCGAGGGCGCCACGTTCATCCTGGAGCTGCCCCGCGGAGACATCCCGGAGGAGTGGCTCACCGCGCACGCGGCGCCGGGCCCCCTCCAGGATGCGTAG
- a CDS encoding PAS domain S-box protein has protein sequence MQMPFPRPEGTTPTERRFRQVIDTLQEVVFQTDTERRWVFLNPAWTEVTGFPVEESLGRNTMDFVHPDDRARVLDVCHSLFTRERDSVQHEVRYLTRDGGFRWVEIFVRVTVDEDGSLLGMAGTLNDITERKRTSDALARRERYLTALVDMQQRLLSVQEGGDLYGPALAPLGQASGASRVYVFEIYTDAKGVLLCSQRAEWCAPGVPAEIDNPLLQDLPVQPILGRWASVLERGEVITGRVATFPSAERDLLEPQGILSLLVLPLRVQGRLVGFVGFDNCYEAREWDRLEVDLLSAASGAISVALERRASERALREHEHRFRQLAENASDVLYLYRREAPRGFAYVSRVAHAKLGLGPEAHYADPELWYRQVHPDDRASLERLLESPQSVAGAPMELRFLRPDGSLLWMEHVVAPVMDSAGRAVAVEGLARDITERRQVEEALKRSEASLRALMEGFPDPAAIERDGHIVYANAVLVTTLGFARAEELVGRRLSEFLADVPGTGVASGDSTPLTSERRLVLRDGRTRVVELASLPLRFDGQPAVVSIARDVTEQRQLQARLTLADRLASVGTLAAGIAHEINNPLAFVLSNLAFLSDEFRHHLSPSSGSGVRGLRPPDVAEWQEVLGEACEGAERVRQIVRQLKTFSRPDEERMTPVDVHAVLDSVVMMAANEIRHRARLRRDYGQVPQVMANEGRLCQVFLNLVVNAAQAIPEGSAHEHEVVLVTRASGGQVVVEVRDTGCGIAPEMMGRIFDPFFTTKPVGVGTGLGLSICHGIITGLGGDIQVESTLGRGSTFRVLLPGPPPEPLLRPPEAPAPVAPVAPRGRVLVVDDEPAVGRVLQRLLRGHDVEVATSGRQALERMARAPGFDAVLCDVMMPDLAGRDVYEAVRREYPGLERRFVFVSGGAFTAGAREFLERIPNPLLEKPFDEARVRGAVEELVRHGPPDTA, from the coding sequence ATGCAGATGCCGTTCCCCCGGCCTGAAGGCACCACCCCCACCGAGCGCCGCTTCCGTCAGGTCATCGACACGCTCCAGGAGGTCGTGTTCCAGACGGACACGGAGCGCCGGTGGGTGTTCCTCAATCCCGCGTGGACGGAGGTGACGGGCTTTCCCGTGGAGGAGAGCCTGGGGCGCAACACCATGGACTTCGTGCACCCGGACGACCGGGCGCGCGTGCTGGACGTCTGTCATTCGCTGTTCACGCGCGAGCGCGACTCCGTCCAACACGAGGTGCGCTACCTCACGCGCGATGGCGGCTTCCGCTGGGTGGAGATCTTCGTGCGGGTGACCGTCGACGAGGATGGCTCGCTGCTGGGCATGGCGGGCACGCTCAACGACATCACCGAGCGCAAGCGCACGAGTGACGCGCTCGCGCGGCGCGAGCGCTACCTCACCGCCCTGGTGGACATGCAGCAGCGCCTGCTGTCGGTGCAGGAGGGCGGCGACCTGTACGGCCCCGCGCTCGCGCCGCTGGGGCAGGCCTCCGGCGCCAGCCGCGTCTACGTCTTCGAAATCTACACCGACGCGAAGGGAGTCCTGCTCTGCAGCCAGCGCGCCGAGTGGTGCGCGCCCGGCGTGCCCGCGGAGATCGACAACCCGCTCCTCCAGGACCTGCCCGTGCAGCCCATCCTGGGGCGCTGGGCGTCGGTGCTGGAGCGCGGCGAGGTCATCACCGGCCGCGTGGCCACCTTCCCCTCCGCCGAGCGGGACCTGCTGGAGCCGCAGGGCATCCTGTCGCTGCTGGTGCTGCCCCTGCGCGTGCAGGGGCGGCTGGTGGGGTTCGTGGGCTTCGACAACTGCTACGAGGCGCGCGAGTGGGACCGGCTGGAGGTGGACCTGTTGTCCGCGGCCAGCGGCGCCATCTCCGTGGCGCTGGAGCGCCGCGCGTCCGAGCGGGCGCTGCGCGAGCACGAGCACCGCTTCCGCCAGCTCGCGGAGAACGCGTCGGACGTGCTGTACCTCTACCGGCGGGAGGCGCCGCGCGGCTTCGCGTACGTCAGCCGCGTGGCGCACGCGAAGCTGGGGCTGGGGCCGGAGGCGCACTACGCGGATCCGGAGCTGTGGTACCGGCAGGTGCACCCGGATGACCGGGCCTCGCTGGAGCGGCTGCTGGAGTCGCCCCAGTCCGTGGCCGGCGCGCCGATGGAGCTGCGCTTCCTGCGCCCCGACGGCAGCCTCCTGTGGATGGAGCACGTGGTGGCGCCGGTGATGGACTCGGCGGGCCGCGCGGTGGCGGTGGAGGGGCTGGCGCGCGACATCACCGAGCGGCGGCAGGTGGAGGAGGCGCTGAAGCGCTCCGAGGCCAGCCTGCGCGCGCTGATGGAGGGCTTCCCCGACCCCGCGGCCATCGAGCGCGACGGCCACATCGTCTACGCCAACGCGGTGCTCGTCACCACGCTGGGCTTCGCGCGCGCGGAGGAGCTGGTGGGCCGCCGGCTGTCGGAGTTCCTGGCGGACGTGCCGGGCACGGGCGTGGCGTCCGGGGACAGCACGCCGCTCACCAGCGAGCGGCGGCTGGTGCTGCGCGACGGGCGCACGCGCGTGGTGGAGCTGGCGTCGCTGCCCCTGCGCTTCGACGGGCAGCCCGCGGTGGTGTCCATCGCGCGCGACGTGACGGAGCAGCGCCAGTTGCAGGCGCGGCTGACGCTGGCGGACCGGCTGGCGTCGGTGGGCACGCTCGCGGCGGGCATCGCGCACGAGATCAACAACCCGCTGGCCTTCGTCCTCTCCAACCTGGCCTTCCTGTCCGACGAGTTCCGCCACCACCTGTCCCCCAGCTCCGGCTCCGGCGTGCGCGGCCTGCGCCCGCCGGACGTGGCGGAGTGGCAGGAGGTGCTGGGCGAGGCGTGCGAGGGCGCGGAGCGCGTGCGCCAGATCGTCCGCCAGTTGAAGACGTTCTCGCGGCCGGATGAAGAGCGCATGACGCCGGTGGACGTGCACGCGGTGCTGGACTCGGTGGTGATGATGGCCGCCAACGAGATCCGCCACCGCGCGCGGCTGCGGCGGGACTACGGCCAGGTGCCGCAGGTGATGGCCAACGAGGGCCGCCTCTGCCAGGTGTTCCTCAACCTGGTGGTGAACGCGGCGCAGGCCATTCCGGAGGGCTCCGCGCACGAGCACGAGGTGGTGCTCGTCACGCGCGCGTCCGGCGGACAGGTGGTGGTGGAGGTGCGCGACACGGGCTGCGGCATCGCGCCGGAGATGATGGGGCGCATCTTCGATCCGTTCTTCACCACCAAGCCCGTGGGCGTGGGCACCGGCCTGGGGCTGTCCATCTGCCACGGCATCATCACGGGGCTGGGCGGCGACATCCAGGTGGAGAGCACCCTGGGCCGGGGCAGCACGTTCCGGGTGCTGCTGCCTGGCCCCCCGCCCGAGCCCCTCCTCCGCCCGCCCGAGGCCCCCGCGCCCGTCGCGCCCGTGGCACCGCGAGGCCGCGTGCTGGTGGTGGACGACGAGCCCGCGGTGGGACGCGTGCTGCAGCGGCTGTTGCGCGGCCACGACGTGGAGGTGGCCACCAGCGGCCGGCAGGCGCTGGAGCGCATGGCCCGGGCGCCGGGCTTCGACGCGGTGCTGTGCGACGTGATGATGCCGGACCTCGCGGGCCGCGACGTGTACGAGGCCGTGCGGCGCGAATACCCGGGCCTGGAGCGCCGCTTCGTCTTCGTGTCCGGCGGCGCCTTCACCGCGGGGGCCCGCGAGTTCCTGGAGCGCATCCCCAACCCGCTGCTGGAGAAGCCCTTCGACGAGGCGCGCGTGCGCGGCGCCGTGGAGGAGCTGGTGCGGCACGGGCCGCCGGACACCGCCTGA